Part of the Lagenorhynchus albirostris chromosome 19, mLagAlb1.1, whole genome shotgun sequence genome, ctgatcatttgttgttagtatatatgaatgaaagacatttctgtgcattcattttgtatgcagcaactttaccagattcattgattagctctagtagtgttctggtggcatctttaggattatctatgcgtagtatcatgtcatctgcaaatagtgacagttttatttcttttccaatttgtattccttttatttctttttcttctctgattgccatggctaagacttccaaaactatattgaataatagtggcaagagtggacatccttggcacagggatattggctcggtgctttgtgacagcctggaggggtgggatagggagggtgggagggagggagacgcaagagggaagacatatgggaacatatgtttatgtatgactgattcactttgttataaagcagaaactaacacaccattgtaaagcaattataccccaataaagatgttaaaaaaaaaaaaaaagagtggacatccttgtcttgttcctgatcttagaggacatactttcagtttttcaccattgagaatgatgtttgctgtgggtttgtcgtatatggcctttattatgttgagataggttccctctatgcccactttctggacagtttttatcataaatcggtgttgaattttgtcaaaaacttttcctgcatctgttgaaatgatcatatggtttttattcttcaatttgttaacatggtgtatcacactgattgatttgtgtatattgaagaatccttgcatccctgggataaaacccacttgatcatggtgtattttccttttaatgtgctgttggattctgtttgctatcattttgttgaggatttttgcatctattttcatctgttatattggtctgtaattttcatttttggagtatctttggttttggtatctgggtgatggtggcctcatagaatgagtttgggagtgttcctctgcaattttttggaagagtttgagaaggatgggtgttagctcttctctgaatgtttgataaaattcacctgtgaagccatctgatcctgcacttttgtttgttgggagatttttaatcacagtttcaattccattacttgtgattggtctgttcatattttctatttcttcctggttcagtcttggaaggtaacacctttctaagaatttgtccattgatcatgttgtccattttattggcacagagttgcttgtcatagtctcttatgatgctttgtatttctgtggtgtccattgtaacatctcctttttcatttctaactctattgatttgagtctgctctttctttttcttgatgagtctggctaatggtttatcaattttgtttatcttctcaatgaaccagcttttcgttttattgagctttgctattgttttgtttctatttcatttatttctgctctgatctttatgatttctttccttcctctaagtttgggttttgtttgttcttctttctctagttcttttaggtgtaaggttagattgagttttttttgtttcttgaggtaagattctattgctataaacttccctcttagaactacttttgctgcattccatcagttttggatcatcgtgtattcattgtcattttgtctctaggtatttgttgatttcatctttgatttcttcagtaatctcttggttacttagtaacgtattgtttacctttcatgtgttgtgttttttccttttttccttgtaatttatttctaatttcatagtgttgtggtcagaaaagatgcttgatgtgatatcaattttcttaaatataccgaggcttgatttgtgacctaagatgtgatctatcctgtagaatgttccatgtacacttgagaagaaagtgtaatctgcagcttttgaatggaatgtcctataaatacgaattaaatctatctggtctattatgtcacttaaagcttgtgtttccttatgaattttctgtctggatgatctgtccattggtgtaagtgagagttaaagtcccccactattattttgtcactgttgatttcctcttttatggctgttagcatttgccttatgtatttaggtgctcctatgttgggtgcatatatatttataattgttatgtcttcttcttggattgctcccttgatcattatgtaatgtccttccttgtctcttgtaacatcctttattttaaagtctatttatctgatatgagtattgttactccagctttcttttgattcctatttgcatggaatatctttttccatcccctcactttcagtctctatgtgtccctaggtctgaagtgggtctcttgtagacagcatatatatgggtcttgtttttgtatccatttagcaagcccatgtcttttggttggagcatttaattcatttacatttagtgtaattattgatatctttgttcctattaccattttcttaattgttatgcgtttgtttttgtaggtcttttttttttttttttttgccgtatgcaggcctctcatttttgtggcctctcccattgaggagcacaggctccggacatgcaggctcagtggccatggctcacgggcctagccgctccacggcatgtgggatcttcccagactggggcacgaacctgtgtcccctgcataggcaggcggactctcaaccactgcgccaccagtgaagccctgtaggtccttttcttctcttgtgatttccacttagagaagttcttttagcatttgttgtagagctggtttggtggtgctgaattctcttatcttttgcttgtctgtaaagcttttgatttctccattgaatctgaatgagatccttgctggatagagtaatcttggttgtagattcttcccttttatcacttttaatatatcatgtcactgccttctgccttgcagagttttgctgaaaaatcagctgttaaccttatggtagttcccttttatgttatttgtcatttttcccttgttgcttttaataatttttctttgtctttaatttttgtcaatttaattactatgtgtcttggtgtgtttctccttgcatttatcctgcctgggactctgcacttcctggacttgggtggctatttcctttcccatgttagggatgttttcacctataatctcttcaaatatattcttgggtcctttctctcttttttttccttctgggacccctctaatgtgaatgtttttgcgtttaatgttgtcctagaggtctcttaggctgtcttcatttcttttcattatttttttcttttttcttcacatttttattggagtataaatgctttacaatgttgtgttagtttctgctgtataacaaagtgaatcagttatatgtatacatatatccccatatccccaccctcttgagcctcccttccaccctccctatcccatccctctgggtcgtcacaaagcactgagctgatctccttgtgctatgcagctgcttccctctagccatccgttttacatttggtagtgtatatatgtcaatgctactctcttacttcatcccagctttccctttctgccatgccctcaagtccattctctacgtgtgCATCTTTATTACTgacctgccactaggttcatcagtactgctctttaaaattccgtatatatgcattagcatacagtatttgtttttctctttctgacttccttcactctgtatgacagattctaggtccatccacctcactacagataactcaattttgttcctttatatggatgagtaataatctatttcattcttttttctttattctgttctgcggcagtgaattccaccattctctcttccagttcacttatccattcttctgcctccgttattctgctattcgtttcttctagtgtatttttcttttcagttattgtattgttcatctctgttttttggttctttaattcttctaggtctttgttaaacatttcttgcatcttctccatttttgcctccattctttttctgaggttttgggtcatcttcattatcattattctgaattctttttaatggaagattgcctatctccacttcatttagttgtttttctggtgttttatcttgttccttcatctggtacatagtcctctaccttttcattttgtctatctttccgtgaatgtggtttttgttccacaggctgcaggattgtagttctttttgcttctgctgtctgccctctggtggatgagtctatataagaggcttgtgtaagcttcctgatgggagagactggtaGTAGGTAGActggtgttgctctggtgggcagagctcagtaaaactttaatccacttgtctgctgataggtagggctgagttccctccctgttggttgtttggcctgaggtgacccagcactggaggctacatgttctttggtggggctaatggtggactctgggagggctcctgccaaggagtacttcccagaacttctgctgccagtgtccttgtccctgtggtgagccacagccaccccctgcctctgcaggagaccctccaacactagcaggtaggtctggttctcctatggggtcactgatccttccccctgggtcctgatgtgcacactggtttgtgtgtgctctccaggagtggagtctctgtttcccccagtcctgtctatttcctgcagtcaaatcctgccAGCCTTCAAAGTTTGCCTCTCTGGGAATTCcccctcctgttgccagacccccaggttggcaatcatgacatggggctcagaaccctcactccagtgggtggtataattgtgagtcacccacccagtggttataggatttgattttattgtgattgcacccctcctgccatttcattgcagcttctcctttgtctttagatgtggggcatcttttttggtgagttccagtgtcttcctgtcaatgattttcagcagttagttgtgattccggtgctcttgcaagagggagtgagcacacgtccttctactccaccatcttgaaccaatctacCATATATGTTCTTTACAACCACTCATATCCTTCTGCCATGGATTCAGCTCCCAATTTTCAGTTGATGGCTAACAAATTCTCATCTCCTTTCTTCATACCTCCAGCTGCATAGTGGACATTTCCATCTGGAAGTCCTAGAAATATCAAATTTTGCATGTTCAAATTTTCatacctctcctccttcctccagctttatttctcctccttccccactatTTCCAAGTCCTCTTTCTTACTAGATTACATAATTGCTTGGACAGGTTCTGAGCCAGTTACCTATGAATCATGTCTATGTCATCTCTGTCACAGCCTAGTATAAATCAATGACCACTATTTCCAGCTTCCTGAATAATAGATAATGAATTCATCAGTTTGCTGATTCAGTAATTAACATACTTCTATAGGATATTTCTATTACGGTATATTTTTTCCGTATagtataaatacaaaattacGTAAATATGCAAGCCTGATATATGGTATCTGATCAGCTAAATGGGTTCTTAGATGTTTTGACCACAGTGTTTAGTTTTGATGACTTCAAATTGTCTTTTTACAGGGAACAGTAACATTTAAGGATGTGGCTGTGGACCTCACCCAGGAGGAATGGCAGCAAATGAAACCTGCTCAGAGGGACTTGTACCGtgatgtgatgctggagaactaTAGCAACCTAGTCACAGTGGGTAAGGGTAACTTTGCAATTTTACACAGAATTCTTTTCTATCTTTGAAATCTGTGACGACTTCAACTTGCCAGATGTCTTTAACTAGCCTtccctttcttcatttcattGTATGTGCTTGTCTTTAGGGTAAAGGCTAATTACTTTGTCTCACTGTGGAAGTTCCTCCATCCTCATCTTTCATAGCCCCTCAAGTCCCCAGGACTCAACCCAAGGTCTGGATGGTTGTCTCCAGCATTAATATCCAAGTCCTTTGTTGTCTTTCATAATAGGCTGCCAAGTCACCAAACCAGATGTGATCTTCAAGTTGGAGCAGGAAGAGGAGCCATGGGTGATAGAAGAAGAAATGCTTGGGAGGCCCTGTCCAGGTGAATAAGTGAAAATGCAGGTCTGAATGAGAAAGACACATGACAGTTGTTCAGGGGGTTGATACCATTTCACATTTTCCAAGATTTGCTTAAGTCTTCTACAGTGACAAAAGGTATGAATGCCTTGGATTATGGTGACACTTCCAAATACTGTATTGGAGCTATCttccttttttcaaattttagataCCAAAACTTCCCTAGTTCATTTACAGTGTTACTTTCAGGATTAGTATCCCTCTCTATGATCCTTAAGCTCTCTCTTTGCTTTGTGTTCATAGGGTTTTTTCTTATGCATTCAGTATTTGGTGGatgtatagtattttaaaaacacatttgtttCAGAGttagattccttttctttctattttgaaaagCCTCAGATTTGTTTTGTAACAATACTCACACTTTCCATTGTACTTCACAACTCTCACAATCCCACATAGGTTTAAAAGTTTCTGGCTTACAAATTGTTACCTCCTTCCTGCTTATTTACACCTttcattcctttaatttttttgaaatataatgtaTGCACActtagttaaaaaatataaacagtccaAAAGATAACATTGAAAAGTGAGTGTCTCTTACCCTTGAcactcagtccctttcttttcccagTTGAGTACACTTTTGTTTTTAGAGTTGTGCtggctattcttttttttgttttgttaattttatttacttatttgtgtctgcattgggtctttgttgctgcacgtgggctttctctagttgcagcgagcaggggctactcttcattatggtgcacgggcttctcattgcggttgcttcgtgttgcagagcacgggctctaggtgcatgggcttcagtggtcgtggcacacagtctcagtagttgtggctcgtgggctctagagcacaggctcagtagttgtggcgcatgggcttagttgctctgcagcatgtgggatcttcccagaccagggctcgaaccagtgtcccctgcatcggcaggcagattcttaaccactgtgccaccacagagGCCCTGTGCTGTCTATTCTTGATTGTTTATTTCACCATAAGAATTTTACATTCAACTATCTCTTTCCAGAGAAAAACGTGTTGGATTTTTTGGTGGGAATGTGTTAGAAGCATAAATTAACTTTCGGAGCGCTGACATCTTTATAACGTCGAGGTTTTCTATCCAAGAACGTGTTCTCTGTCTTTGTTCAGATCTGTCTATTTTTATGTCCTTCAGAAATGCTTTCCAAGGTTCCCTTTATACCTTTTGTAAATTTCTTACTAAGTTTATACCTAAGTAacagacaagagaaaaaaatcagtactaGAAGAATTGGAAAGGGCCCTGTAAAACCATCTTTATTTATAGATGATAAGATTATATCCCTTAAAACACAAGAGAATCAACTGCAACAAATAGTAAGAGAATCCAGTGATACAGTAGGGTatcaaattaacaaataaaaatcagtagTTTTCATGTATACTTCAACAACCAAGTAGAAGATATAAGGAAAAGGAAACCACATTTATAGTCATAACAATATAGATAAAATACTATTCTGGGCATGGGCTCATGGAGCTTATAATTTAGTGGGAACTGGAGTCCCTGAGGTTTTGCAAACaagcaaatatctttttttaaaaacctttatatTTAGTTGATAGTTGGCTGTGTATACAATTCTTGAGCCATACTGTCTTTCCTAGAGGTTTTGTAGACAGTTCCCTGAAGACTTTAGATAGTCCTCTGCTGCCTCTTGGCTTTGAATTGTTGCTTGGAGAAATCTGAAGCCTGATTGTTTTCCCTCATAGGTGACTTGATTTATTTGCCTAGATGCCCAtaggtttgtttttcttgaaagCTTTAAAACTTTATGAGGCTTATTGATCAGTCAGTATCAGTTTTTCCTGTAAGCTTGTATATTCATGTTTTTTGATTCTTGTAGTGTGGTATAGATCTGAATACTGGTTCCTTTTATAACTACattcctcatcttttttttttttttttttttttttttctgtggtacgcgggcctctcgctgttgtggcctctcccattgcggagcacaggctccggatgcgcaggctcagcggccatggctcatgggcccagccgctccgcggcatgtgggatcttcccagactggggcacgaacccgtgtaccctgcgtcggcaggcagactctcaaccactgcaccaccgggaaGCCCCATTCCTCATCTTTGAATAAGGTTATTTCCTGCTGGACCCACTATTTACAGAAGGAGAGTGCTGGAGATTGTCTAGAAAAATACTCTTGAGCTAGTAGGAAGCCTCTGTTGCTCTGTTGACTTCCTCTGTCATACAAGTTTTGGTGTTAAGAGTTGGTTTGCCCTTTACTTCTTCTGAATCAGAGATTATTAATGGCATGCTTCCTCTAGCACTCAGTATCTCTTCTACCCTCCTATGCCAGCATCCTGCTTATACAAGAATAATGGCTATTTGCATCTCCTTGTATAGCTCTGCCTTCCCTACCATTTGACAGGGCCAGAAGAAGACCATTATGTTCCTGCCACCATGCAGTCTTAACACATCTGGATTCCACTGTTGTAAAAAATGACTCATTCATTCTGTCCACAGGGTGTTCCATCTGTTTTGGAGAACTCTGTTCACCATGCTTTCTGTCTAAGATAAGAAAGAACAGCCAGTGTCTGGGTTTCTTCCCTACCTGGTTCAGTGTACCCTTATACTTTCCTTATACTCTGGAATTGGAGTTTATctgtcttttagttttattgaggatatattttcttttttgttgcttCTTCGTGTTTgcagagaggagaggacacagaggTGTTTAATTCCACCATATTGAAACAGGAATTCCTCTTCTATATTTGATCCTGTGGATCACCCTTCCTGGAAATGTCTTCTTTTCTCTAAAGGATTCTGATTTCTCCTCagttcctgtttattttttcttattcctttatgAACTGTGTTTTACATGACTCCTTTTCTCCAGCCCTTACTGAGCATTATCCAAAATAGTTCTAAATTACATATAGACTCCTTTTTCCTTTATGTACCTTCATGATATAGATGTATTTATGCCTTCAAATCAGTATATAACTCCAGGCTTTAAATTAATCCTCTGTTTTTAAAGCCCCACTCTTATCCCTGCCTTTTAAGTACCTAAATCCTCCAATTTTTGAGCTTTTCTAGTGTTTTGTTGTCAAATCACTTTGTTGTTGGACGTTTGCATCTTCATAGCTCAAAACTTGAATTTCTTAGCTAAGCTATCAGTTGACAGTTTTCTTACCCTTTTGCCTTCCAGGATTTTGTTGAAATGTCTTGTTTACCCTTATTTTTACTCCTATTTCCTTTGTTCTAATGggtttaaatctttattttttactgtcATTTCAATGGAATTTTAAGAAGTGGGagaaataaacatatacattCGATCTGTTTTGTTTAACCACAAGTGTTAATTTTATCCTCTAGTCATTTGACTTGCTATCCAGTCATTTATGTGTTTGCCCTTTCATCTTAATTATTCTATTCATTTTACTGGTATCTGcattgtatgttttttaaatcaaTCAGAGCAGCTTGGGCCTATTAATGGCAGTTTTCTCTCCATAATATTATCTATAGGAGTTAACTTCTCAAATCTTAGAAACTAGGGACATTTGcactttggatttctttcataTTGGGAGACTAGAGCCAATATCAAAGATCAACCCCACTTTGACAAATTTCTGAAATGTTATCAATAATGCAATAGGAGAAAAATTCAGAAGTTATAATTTTTGGTCCTCCATTTTAGAAGTTTGGGAAGATGATGAACAGATCAAGGAGCAGCAGGAAACACTTGTGAGGAAAGTCACATCCATCTCCAAGAAAActctaattaaagaaaatgtcattGAATGTAAAAAAGTTGCAAAAGTATTTCCTCTGGGCTCAGACATTGTTACTTCAAGACAAAACTTCTATGAATATGACTCATTTGATAAGGGTTTTGAACATAATTTAGACTTACTTAGTTATGAGAAAGGCTGTATAAGAGAGAAAAGTTATGAGTGTAATAAGTATGGGAAACCATTTTACCATTGCTCATCACATGTTGTATCCCCCTTTAAGTGTAATCAGTGTGGACAAGACTTTAATCATAAATTTGACCTCATCAGACATGAGAGAATTCATGCTGGAGAGAAACtgtatgaatgtaaggaatgtggaaaagctttcagtaGGAAGGAAAATCTTATTACACATCAAAAAATTCATACTGGGGAAAAACCATATAAGtgtaatgaatgtggaaaagcttTCATTCAAATGTCAAACCTTATTAGACACCAGAGAATTCATACCGGAGAAAAACCTTATGCATGTAAGGATTGTTGGAAGGCCTTCAGTCAGAAATCAAATCTCATTGAACAtgagagaattcatactggagaaaaaccctatgaatgtaaggaatgtggaaaagcctttagCCAGAAGCAAAATCTTATTGAGCATGAGAAAATTCATACTGGCGAGAAACCTTATGCATGTAATGAATGTGGTAGAGCTTTTTCTCGAATGTCATCTGTTAATCTGCATATGAGAAGTCACACAGGGGAGAAACcctataaatgtaataaatgtggaaaagccttctcTCAATGCTCAGTATTTATTATACATATGAGGAGTCATacaggggagaaaccctatgtatgcagtgaatgtgggaaagccttctctCAAAGTTCATCCCTTACTGTACATATGAGAAATCATACAgctgagaaaccctatgaatgtaatgaatgtggaaaagccttcagcCGGAAAGAAAATCTCATTACACATCAaaaaattcatactggagagaaaccttatgaatgtaatgaatgtgggaaagcttttATTCAGATGTCAAACCTCATCCGACACCAGAGGATTCATACTGGTGAAAAACCCTATGCATGTACAgtatgtgggaaagcctttagtcAGAAATCAAATCTCACTGAACATGAgaaaattcatactggagagaaaccctatcaTTGTAATCAatgtggaaaagctttcagtcagAGACAAAATCTCCTTGAACATGAaaaaattcatactggagagaaaccatttaaatgtaatgaatgtggtaaagcctTCTCTCGAATCTCATCCCTTACTCTTCACGTTAGAAGTCATACAGGGGAGAAACCGTATGAATGTAataaatgtggaaaagccttctcTCAATGCTCATTACTTATAATACATATGAGAATTCACACCGGTGAGAAACCTTTTGAATGTAATGAATGCGGGAAAGCATTCTCTCAAAGAGCATCCCTTTCTATACATAAGAGAGGTCATACAGGTGAGAAACGCCGAGTGTACTAAATGAATAAAGGCCTTCTCTTAAATTCAATCCATGCTTtacttaactttaaaatatcttggcatagtctcaaaaaatgaaaaagatcttTATGAAAAAATTGTAAAGTTTTGTTGAAGGGCAAAAGACTTGAGTAAATGGAGAGAAATACGATGGATGTAGATGGAAAAACCCAATATCATAAAATGtcttttctccccaaattaatctatggACCTAATATAGTTCCAAACATCTAACAAGAATTTTCTAGGGTCTTTACCAAATGATTCTAAAATCCATATGAAATAAAAGTCTATGGATTGCTGAGACAATATTGAATAAGAACAGAGAGGACATACCTTCTACCATATACTACACGTATTATGAAGTTATGGTCATATAATAGTGTGTGGTATTAGAACATTAATGGATAAGTAAAAAGGATTTACAGAATAGAATGCCtagaagtaaatgaatgaatatatgcaaacttgttatatatatatattagacatGACATCGTGAATCAGTAGAAGAATGACGGCCTAGTCAATAAATACAGTTGGGAGTATTTGAATCTCCATATTGgggaaaataaatttacatacaaCCTTacaacatataaagaaaaagaattccaaagGATTTGAACACTGAAATGTGAAAAGCCAAACTCTGAACTTCTTGAAATGAAATAACAGGATATTGTCTATGACTTTGAggcaaggaaatattttttaaaaggacccTGCCATTTCACTTCTGGATATACATCCTAAAGAAAttcataaatatgaataaaatatatatatatatatctgaattgaAAACAACATATATATTGAAGGGataatggatgaataaaatgtgaCATATTCAAATAATGGAATGGTATACAGCagttaaaagaaatgagcttGGTTTGTATTGTGTAACATGGTTGTTATCTaaaataatgttgagtgaaaaaaaaatcaagatccaGATGAAACATACCATATAATAACCTTCATGTAAATTGGAGTGAAATCATTCACAAAGAAtagaattgtttttattattgaaatatgtatgtaaaactattttaaatggattaaaaaggaCACATACCAAATTATTGATAGTGTTGTCTCTGGCAGGAGATTAGGATTGAGGGTGTTGGTCAAAGGGGGCTTTTAGCTTTACTTGTAATTTTTATGCCTTAAAAAAAGATGAGTAgcatataaaataaatcttaaaagttaatGATACACAATGGTGATATGGATGTCTTATCTTAATAGTGTTTTTGTACTTATTTCTCAGGATTTATGGGCTAGGGGAAGCCTATACCCAGAGAATAAAATGTTACAATGGATTCATATGCCCTATCAGGTGCTGAACtattttttgaaaactatttccAGAAAAGTAGTAATTAAAAGTGATAGTTCTGTTTACTATATAATATGAAGTTAACATGTTTTATCAAT contains:
- the ZNF568 gene encoding zinc finger protein 568 isoform X1; protein product: MRSQPSEISSSCVTTEHLTQMMEGTAWCSPDSALFKEEEDMTSSLGTVTFKDVAVDLTQEEWQQMKPAQRDLYRDVMLENYSNLVTVGCQVTKPDVIFKLEQEEEPWVIEEEMLGRPCPEVWEDDEQIKEQQETLVRKVTSISKKTLIKENVIECKKVAKVFPLGSDIVTSRQNFYEYDSFDKGFEHNLDLLSYEKGCIREKSYECNKYGKPFYHCSSHVVSPFKCNQCGQDFNHKFDLIRHERIHAGEKLYECKECGKAFSRKENLITHQKIHTGEKPYKCNECGKAFIQMSNLIRHQRIHTGEKPYACKDCWKAFSQKSNLIEHERIHTGEKPYECKECGKAFSQKQNLIEHEKIHTGEKPYACNECGRAFSRMSSVNLHMRSHTGEKPYKCNKCGKAFSQCSVFIIHMRSHTGEKPYVCSECGKAFSQSSSLTVHMRNHTAEKPYECNECGKAFSRKENLITHQKIHTGEKPYECNECGKAFIQMSNLIRHQRIHTGEKPYACTVCGKAFSQKSNLTEHEKIHTGEKPYHCNQCGKAFSQRQNLLEHEKIHTGEKPFKCNECGKAFSRISSLTLHVRSHTGEKPYECNKCGKAFSQCSLLIIHMRIHTGEKPFECNECGKAFSQRASLSIHKRGHTGEKRRVY
- the ZNF568 gene encoding zinc finger protein 568 isoform X3: MTSSLGTVTFKDVAVDLTQEEWQQMKPAQRDLYRDVMLENYSNLVTVGCQVTKPDVIFKLEQEEEPWVIEEEMLGRPCPEVWEDDEQIKEQQETLVRKVTSISKKTLIKENVIECKKVAKVFPLGSDIVTSRQNFYEYDSFDKGFEHNLDLLSYEKGCIREKSYECNKYGKPFYHCSSHVVSPFKCNQCGQDFNHKFDLIRHERIHAGEKLYECKECGKAFSRKENLITHQKIHTGEKPYKCNECGKAFIQMSNLIRHQRIHTGEKPYACKDCWKAFSQKSNLIEHERIHTGEKPYECKECGKAFSQKQNLIEHEKIHTGEKPYACNECGRAFSRMSSVNLHMRSHTGEKPYKCNKCGKAFSQCSVFIIHMRSHTGEKPYVCSECGKAFSQSSSLTVHMRNHTAEKPYECNECGKAFSRKENLITHQKIHTGEKPYECNECGKAFIQMSNLIRHQRIHTGEKPYACTVCGKAFSQKSNLTEHEKIHTGEKPYHCNQCGKAFSQRQNLLEHEKIHTGEKPFKCNECGKAFSRISSLTLHVRSHTGEKPYECNKCGKAFSQCSLLIIHMRIHTGEKPFECNECGKAFSQRASLSIHKRGHTGEKRRVY
- the ZNF568 gene encoding zinc finger protein 568 isoform X2, with the protein product MRTRAFPAAWCSPDSALFKEEEDMTSSLGTVTFKDVAVDLTQEEWQQMKPAQRDLYRDVMLENYSNLVTVGCQVTKPDVIFKLEQEEEPWVIEEEMLGRPCPEVWEDDEQIKEQQETLVRKVTSISKKTLIKENVIECKKVAKVFPLGSDIVTSRQNFYEYDSFDKGFEHNLDLLSYEKGCIREKSYECNKYGKPFYHCSSHVVSPFKCNQCGQDFNHKFDLIRHERIHAGEKLYECKECGKAFSRKENLITHQKIHTGEKPYKCNECGKAFIQMSNLIRHQRIHTGEKPYACKDCWKAFSQKSNLIEHERIHTGEKPYECKECGKAFSQKQNLIEHEKIHTGEKPYACNECGRAFSRMSSVNLHMRSHTGEKPYKCNKCGKAFSQCSVFIIHMRSHTGEKPYVCSECGKAFSQSSSLTVHMRNHTAEKPYECNECGKAFSRKENLITHQKIHTGEKPYECNECGKAFIQMSNLIRHQRIHTGEKPYACTVCGKAFSQKSNLTEHEKIHTGEKPYHCNQCGKAFSQRQNLLEHEKIHTGEKPFKCNECGKAFSRISSLTLHVRSHTGEKPYECNKCGKAFSQCSLLIIHMRIHTGEKPFECNECGKAFSQRASLSIHKRGHTGEKRRVY
- the ZNF568 gene encoding zinc finger protein 568 isoform X6, whose protein sequence is MRSQPSEISSSCVTTEHLTQMMEGTAWCSPDSALFKEEEDMTSSLGTVTFKDVAVDLTQEEWQQMKPAQRDLYRDVMLENYSNLVTVGCQVTKPDVIFKLEQEEEPWVIEEEMLGRPCPEVWEDDEQIKEQQETLVRKVTSISKKTLIKENVIECKKVAKVFPLGSDIVTSRQNFYEYDSFDKGFEHNLDLLSYEKGCIREKSYECNKYGKPFYHCSSHVVSPFKCNQCGQDFNHKFDLIRHERIHAGEKLYECKECGKAFSRKENLITHQKIHTGEKPYKCNECGKAFIQMSNLIRHQRIHTGEKPYACKDCWKAFSQKSNLIEHERIHTGEKPYECKECGKAFSQKQNLIEHEKIHTGEKPYACNECGRAFSRMSSVNLHMRSHTGEKPYKCNKCGKAFSQCSVFIIHMRSHTGEKPYVCSECGKAFSQSSSLTVHMRNHTAEKPYECNECGKAFSRKENLITHQKIHTGEKPYECNECGKAFIQMSNLIRHQRIHTGEKPYACTVCGKAFSQKSNLTEHEKIHTGEKPYHCNQCGKAFSQRQNLLEHEKIHTGEKPFKCNECGKAFSRISSLTLHVRSHTGEKPYECNKCGKAFSQCSLLIIHMRIHTGEKPFECNECGKAFSQRASLSIHKRGHTGEKPKSCESKECKTFRYQSHHSQHEGSHNKEKESKCGECGKAFNSRSDLIKHQRIHESKKSDENKKCAFIRDAQITKSQSINTAEKPHKCKECGKAFHSNSQLSKHQRIHIDEKPYKCTECGKPFPSTSQLNLHQRIHTDEKYYECKECGKAFTRPSHLIRHQRIHTGEKPYKCKECGKAFRYDTQLSLHQIIHTGERRYECKECGKVYSCASQLNLHQRIHTGEKPHKCKECGKAFISDSHLVRHQSVHTGEKPYKCKQCGKSFRRGSELTRHQRAHTGEKPYKCRECEMAFTCSTELIRHQKVHTGERPHKCKECGKAFIRRSELTHHKRSHSGEKPYECKECGKAFGRGSELSRHQKIHTGEKPYECKECGKAFIRGSHLSQHQRIHTGQRSE